One Edaphobacter lichenicola DNA window includes the following coding sequences:
- a CDS encoding CheR family methyltransferase yields the protein MACSDTDYAYLRELVLEQSANLIDPSRNALFDTRLTPIARLSGADSLEDFVNMLKAGRPAHLHRAVAEAMTINETSFFRDMRPFEMLRQILIPRLMERRMEERRLRIWSAASSTGQEAYSLAMMIAEHFSEIAGWDVKIVGTDISRHVVDYAQKGRYRRLEVNRGLPARMLLKYMTRHGEEWEVSPQIRSMCEFHYANLCAPLPLLPTFDLVLLRNVLLYFSQQDRRALFREIHRKLSPAGYLVLGNAEQAEDSTNLFEVEFGADCYFYSPVRAS from the coding sequence ATGGCCTGCTCTGATACGGACTACGCTTATCTTCGTGAGCTTGTGCTGGAGCAGTCGGCGAACCTGATTGATCCGTCGCGCAATGCTCTGTTTGATACGAGGCTGACACCTATCGCACGGTTGTCGGGCGCGGATAGTCTTGAGGACTTTGTGAATATGTTGAAGGCGGGGCGGCCGGCTCATCTGCATCGCGCGGTTGCCGAGGCGATGACGATCAATGAGACGAGTTTCTTTCGTGACATGAGGCCGTTTGAGATGCTGCGGCAGATTCTTATTCCTCGGCTGATGGAACGGCGAATGGAGGAGCGGCGGCTGCGGATATGGAGTGCTGCGAGTTCGACCGGGCAGGAGGCTTACAGTCTGGCGATGATGATTGCGGAGCATTTTTCGGAGATTGCGGGCTGGGATGTAAAGATCGTCGGCACCGATATCTCGCGGCATGTTGTCGATTATGCGCAGAAGGGGCGGTATCGGCGGCTGGAGGTAAATCGCGGGTTGCCCGCGCGGATGCTGCTGAAGTATATGACCCGTCACGGAGAGGAGTGGGAGGTTAGTCCGCAGATTCGGTCGATGTGCGAGTTTCACTACGCCAATCTGTGCGCTCCGTTGCCTTTGCTGCCGACCTTCGATCTGGTGTTGTTGAGAAATGTGCTGCTTTATTTTTCTCAGCAGGATCGACGGGCGCTCTTCAGGGAGATTCACCGGAAGCTGTCTCCTGCCGGATATCTAGTGTTGGGGAATGCGGAGCAGGCGGAGGATTCCACGAATCTTTTTGAGGTGGAGTTTGGGGCGGACTGCTACTTCTATAGTCCGGTGAGGGCGAGTTGA